The Oceanispirochaeta sp. M1 DNA window CTTTGTTATAGAGTTTTCTTAACCCCGTGACTGGAATATCTTCTGATCTGGTTTTGTAGTGGATGATAAAAACAACATCATCATCCATTCCGGGAAGCTCCAGTTGTGTCTCCACAGAAGTGGTGACACCATAGGGAACATGATTGTTATATCTGATTCCCCGAACCATAAGGTAACCCACAATCCAGGCCAGAACAGCAATGGTCAGCATTGCCAGGAACCAGATGATTCCTTTGGCGATTCGCTCCTGGATCCTCAGCTTTCTGGACTGGGGAGATGAAATGACTTCTTTTTTTGAGGGACGTTCCATAATTTCAGCTGCAGTCATTTACACGTCCTCCTTCACAGCTTTTTTCATGAGGTACTGAACCAGCATGTTTATCCCCAGGATAAAAACAAAGAGAACAATACCTGTTGTGAAGAGGCTGACAGCATGGTCATCAGCGGCATACTTCATATCTGTTGCAATATTCATGGTCAATGTTCTTGTCAGAGACAGAGGACCTTTGGGCATGGTTACAGCATTACCGGCCACCATCAGTACAGCCATAGTCTCTCCGATGGCGCGTCCCATTCCAAGTACAATGCCCGCAAGGATACCTGAGCGTGCGGAGGGAACCATGACTCTGTAGATAGTCATCCAGTGAGTGGCTCCCAGTGCAAGAGAGCCTTCTACTAATTCCTGAGGAACAGCCCTGAGTGAAACCTCAGTGATGTTAATGATTGTGGGAAGTGTCATGATGGCCAGAACAATGCTTGCCGTAAGTATTCCTAATCCCGTAGGGCTTTTAAACAGGGTTCTGATAAGAGGAGAAATCGCAATATATCCGAACAGACCGTAAATGACAGATGGGATACCTGCCAGAAGTCCAACAACTAATCTCAGGATATCTGCAAATCGACCTTCTGCCATTTCCGCCATAAAGATGCCTACCGCAAGACCGATAGGAACAGACAGAAGCAGTGCTCCGGCAGTAACCCATACTGAACCCATGATAAATGAGAGAATTCCATATTGAGGAGGCTCTGCAGTGGGAGCCCAGTTACTTGAAAACAAAAATTTAAGTGGATTGACCTTTGCAAAGAGGGGTAATCCTTCCTGGAAGATGAAAACAGTAATAAAGATAACGCTGATTACTGAGATTAAAGCACTCAGTAAGAATATCTTTTCAACAGTGACTTCCAGAACACTTTTTGAAGACTTCAAGACATCTTCTCCTTAAGTAGTTATTTAATTAACATTCTCCATAGTCAGAACTTTTTTGTGTTAGGGGAATGTTAGAATATGGTTAATCTCATAACATGAGCTGAATATGAACAGGGAAAAAAACAGGCTGCCCGTGTAGGGCAGCCTTCTCATAAATGCATCTCAGCAAAAGACTAATTCATGGGGATGAACTTCTCTTCCTTAACAATTTCCTGACCTTCCTCTGACAGGATGTAGTTGATAAAAGCTTCTTCCAGAGTACCGGCGGGAACGGGTCCTTTTGTAATCAGGATAAGATCTCTCTGTACAGGGTAGCTTCCGTTAAGTACGTTTTCTGTTTCGGGAGCAACACTGCTTACAGTTACAGACTTGGTGCCTGCATCTTTACCAAGGTATCCGAATCCACAGTATCCGATGGCGTAGGGAGTCGATCCGACTTTTGCAACCATGTCTCCGTTAGAAGTTACGATAGCAGCAGTTTCGGTGAAAGATTTTTTCTGTTTTTTAACAGTTGCGTCTTTGAAACAGGATCTTGTTCCGGAAGCTTCATCTCTGTTGAAAACAACGATTTCTGCATCGGGTCCACCAAGCTGATTCCAGTTTGTAAGTTCACCGGTAAAGATGGCAATTACATCTTCCAGTTTCAGGTCATCCATGGGAACAGAACCTTTGTTTACAACTACAGCTACTCCGTCTTTGGCGATGGCAGTGGCGAGTGCACCGGCTTCTACTTCAGAGTCTTTCAAAGCTCTTGAAGCGGCACCGATAGAATATGTACCTTCAAGAGGACCTTTAACCCCGGCAGAAGAACCGGGGGCATCGTAGGAAATCTTTACATCAGGGTACATTTCAGAAAATGCTTCAGCAGCAGCTCTGATAATAGGCTCAACAGTTGTAGATCCACCGAACGCATAATTTCCGGCAAAAGAGGCTTCAGCAGAAGAGGAAGCAGCATCCTGCTGACCGGTAGCAAAAGTAAAACCAGCAACAAACAGAATCATAAGAACAGCGATAATTTTTTTCATGATTAACAACTCCTTGTCATTTTTTCAAATCATATTTCTTTCGTAAGTTGAGCTCAGTGTCGTGGTTGTGTATTTGAAAATGATAAAGGAATTGTTAAAATCGGGTTAGGTTTTTTAATTTAACGCCCTGGAAATAAGCCTTCAAAATTGAAACATAGTTTCAGAAAGGATTGATTAATATCTATTTTTCAATCTGAATGATCAGTAATGATAACTTTAATACCCGCACTCTCAGGAATATTCCTCCCCATCATATTGGGACTCATCAGCCGTAACGGCAATTTCATAGATCCGAAGCACCGTCCACAGATTCTGCAGTTTGCAGTACGTATCTGTATTCCCTTTATGGTATTTGAATCTATGCGGCAGATTGATACAAAGACTGCCGGACAGTTTATCCCCATGACCCTTGGA harbors:
- the pstC gene encoding phosphate ABC transporter permease subunit PstC; this translates as MKSSKSVLEVTVEKIFLLSALISVISVIFITVFIFQEGLPLFAKVNPLKFLFSSNWAPTAEPPQYGILSFIMGSVWVTAGALLLSVPIGLAVGIFMAEMAEGRFADILRLVVGLLAGIPSVIYGLFGYIAISPLIRTLFKSPTGLGILTASIVLAIMTLPTIINITEVSLRAVPQELVEGSLALGATHWMTIYRVMVPSARSGILAGIVLGMGRAIGETMAVLMVAGNAVTMPKGPLSLTRTLTMNIATDMKYAADDHAVSLFTTGIVLFVFILGINMLVQYLMKKAVKEDV
- a CDS encoding phosphate ABC transporter substrate-binding protein encodes the protein MKKIIAVLMILFVAGFTFATGQQDAASSSAEASFAGNYAFGGSTTVEPIIRAAAEAFSEMYPDVKISYDAPGSSAGVKGPLEGTYSIGAASRALKDSEVEAGALATAIAKDGVAVVVNKGSVPMDDLKLEDVIAIFTGELTNWNQLGGPDAEIVVFNRDEASGTRSCFKDATVKKQKKSFTETAAIVTSNGDMVAKVGSTPYAIGYCGFGYLGKDAGTKSVTVSSVAPETENVLNGSYPVQRDLILITKGPVPAGTLEEAFINYILSEEGQEIVKEEKFIPMN